In Labrus mixtus chromosome 3, fLabMix1.1, whole genome shotgun sequence, a single window of DNA contains:
- the LOC132956214 gene encoding complement C1q tumor necrosis factor-related protein 7, translating to MNSCKQRDVKMWTLMGVVCLCHCVFGQLFDNKMKGAPRLICSVPGSPGPPGKPGHSGPPGADGNVGIPGRDGRDGRKGEKGEKGEEGLKGRVGPTGKIGARGERGPAGKRGPTGENGDVGLLGPAGREGDKGDKGARGTPGTAGTCKCGSLLPKSAFSVGITSSYPAEKTPIKFNKVLFNEGGHYNPQTGKYICAYPGIYYFSYDITLANKHLAIGLVQNGQYRIKTFDANTGNHDVASGSTVMYLNPEDEVWLEIFFKDQNGLFADPGWADSLFSGFLLYADSNYFDTLADDYS from the exons AGGG ATGTGAAGATGTGGACATTGATGGGAGTAGTGTGTCTGTGCCACTGTGTCTTTGGACAGCTGTTTGACAACAAAATGAAAGGAGCGCCTCGTCTGATCTGCAGCGTCCCCGGATCACCCGGCCCACCTGGCAAACCGGGCCACAGCGGGCCTCCGGGAGCAGATGGGAATGTGGGTATCCCGGGAAGAGATGGCAGAGATGGCAGGAAGGGTGAAAagggagaaaagggagaagaag GGTTAAAGGGCAGAGTTGGCCCAACAGGTAAAATTGGAGCTCGAGGTGAGCGTGGCCCTGCAGGTAAAAGAGGCCCCACAGGAGAGAATGGAGACGTGGGATTGCTTGGTCCTGCTGGTCGTGAAGGAGATAAGGGAGACAAAGGTGCACGAGGGACGCCTGGAACTGCAGGAACCTGCAAGTGTGGCAGCCTGCTGCCTAAATCTGCCTTCTCTGTGGGGATTACCAGCAGCTACCCTGCAGAGAAAACTCCCATCAAGTTCAACAAGGTGCTGTTTAATGAGGGCGGGCACTACAACCCACAGACAGGGAAGTACATCTGTGCATACCCAGGCATTTATTACTTCTCCTATGACATTACACTGGCCAACAAACACCTGGCCATCGGTCTGGTTCAGAACGGTCAGTATCGCATCAAAACCTTCGATGCCAACACGGGGAATCATGATGTAGCATCAGGGTCCACTGTGATGTACCTCAACCCAGAGGATGAGGTGTGGTTGGAGATCTTCTTCAAAGACCAGAATGGTTTGTTTGCAGACCCGGGCTGGGCTGACAGCTTATTCTCTGGCTTCCTTCTTTATGCAGATTCTAACTACTTTGACACACTGGCAGATGACTATTCATAG